Genomic window (Candidatus Neomarinimicrobiota bacterium):
GGGCACACGACTTTTATGAAAAACGCATTGATAGAACAATTGGCTTGAGTCCAGATAAGTTCCACCACCGCCAACCTTCCTGCGTAAAATGGGAATCTCTTTCTCACCACAAACCTTTCGGTCAAATGTTTCATTTAACTTCTGATGATAACCTAAACAAACATAGGCGTCGGACGGTTGAGAAATGATGATGGTGTCCGGTGTATCTTCAGTCATGAGCTCTGCAACAGTGTGATACACCGCCTGCGTTTGCCATCCGGGAATCCGCCCCATGTGGATTAATCGTATAAATTTTTCGTTCATATTTTTATTCATTCCAAATCCCCCTATTTCCCCCTTTTCTAAAAGGGGGACTTAAAAAGGTATATCTCAAATTCATTTTTGTAATAGTTTCTTTCTTATCCAATTTTCAATATCTTGAAGGACATATTCTAATCCCTGTTTAACTTGATTATCATCAAATCGAATCACTGTAAGACCAAGTGATTCAAGAAAATCTGTTCGCCTTTGATCTTCATTTTCTCGATCATTATGACTCTCACCATCAATTTCTATCACCAATTTTAACTTTGGGCAATAAAAGTCTACAATAAATTCACCAATAGGTCTTTGACGATTAAATTGAAACCCCATCATTTGTTTTTGTTTTAATTGATTCCATAATAATACTTCTGACAATGTAGAATTATTCCGAAGATTTCTTGATAATTGCTTTAATTTTGGATTATAATAAATTTTAGCCATGCAACCAAATAGTCCCCCTTTCTAAAGGGGGATTTAGGGGGTTATCAAAAAAAGATTGTGGCATTATTATTTATGAAATACTTCCATTCAATTGCATTTGTTCTCGAATGACCGTTAATTCATCGCCAGTAGGTTTGAATGGATAATCCCGATATTCTTCCCCGGGACGATATGAACCATAAGGGCGATTGCAAGCCATTACCCCTTCTCGATCCGGACAGCCATTTGTCATAAACGGCAAACCTTCATTAATCGTATTTTGGATCAATTCTTCTTCCGATTCGATGGATTTAATAAAGCCATTCGCATCAAATTGAAATACATCCTGATCCACATTTTTTTCTTCGATGAGATGTTTTGCCAACTGGACACGGCGATGGCGTTTTATCGGTTGGCGTGTTTGATCTTGTAAAGTGGTGCCAGGTTCAGGGTTAAACGAAAATAAATAACCCGCGATTTCTTCAGATTTCAATCGATAAAACATATCTACCAAATCTCGATCTGTTTCTCCAAGCCCTACAATCAAATGACAATTCACATTCATAGGACCATAAATCTTCCGAGCCGCTCGAACCATTTCCCAATGGTATTCCCAATCATGGGGACCGCTGGCTTCTTTTCCACGGGTTTTAATAAATAATTCTTCGGTCACCGCATCCAAGCCATATCCGATAATGTCTATGCCTTCTTCCTTCAATTGCTTCAAAAATGGCACATTCATTGTAGTGGCATTCACCAATCCGGATAAAGGAACATCTGGTGCAGCCGAATGAACTTTTCGCGTAATTTCAATCAAATCATTATTCGCCCGATGATCCTGCACTTGAGAAATACAGACGCGCCCAACCGTGCTTTCTGCTTCTTTTTCCGCAATCTTTTCGGCGATTAGATCTGTAGAAAACAAAGGCCAATCCACACGGATAAAACTATTTTCTTCAGCTAATCCAGGACGTTCTCTTGCTAATCCACAATAACTGCAATTAGCAAAACAGCCTTCCGGATAATTTTGAAGCAAATTGATACATCCACAGCCACAGCCGTGAATTCGACCCGGTTTAAGCCCCAATTCTATAGCAGCCGCCATACTAATCCGCACATAATCCGGACTAATATTTAACAATTCTGCTTGTTCTTGTGATGATAATTTTAATTGTTCGTTCATATCTTCCTTTTTTTGACAGGATTAACGGGATTTACAAGATGTCTAAAAAGAAATGTCATTTTCTTTATGACCATTCTATTCTAATCCCAAGTCTGTTTTTTTAAACTATTTTAATCCTGTTTTATCCTGTTATCCTGTCCATATTTATTTACCAAGTAACGCCACAGCAGGCATTAATAAATGATGGTTCTAATCCTTTTTCTTTCGCATATCCCACGATGCCTTCTGATGGAAATGCAATTCCGTTCAATCCGGCATTTATGGCGGATTTATCGATGTCAATTTTCATATTCCCTAATGGGCGGGCACATCCCAATAATATTGGCGTTGTTGGTAGCGATAATCTTGCTGTTTCAAAAAACTCACCAATTTCATCCATGGATGGGGGAACGACACCTTCCATGCCCGTGCCTGTAAGCGGTAATAAAATCACCAGCACTAAAATCTTCGGTGGAACCTTTTTGATTATATCCAAAGCTGCCCATTCACCATTCATTTTCCCGAAATAATGTCCCAAAACAATGTGGGGAATGGCAGGAATTTTGTGGTGTTGTAATCGCGCCAACACCGCTTCGTAATCAGACGGTGATGCATCTAAATGATAGACATCAGAAATGGTTTCCTGGTCGCCAATAATATCCAGCATTACACCATCCACGCCCACATCTGCCAATGCTTTACACGTTTCTTCGTTTGGCAAGCCGGGATGAACCCGAATTACCATTCCCAATTCACTGCGAATGCGTTTCATATCGTCTATATGCTGAAGTAATGGCACTTGATTTTTAATATTACTTCCACCGGAAACTAAAATTCCTTTTGCACCTTTATTCTTTAAATCCTTTGCCATATCAAACAGGCTCCCGCCAAATGAAGGTAAATCCAACATATTGTCCAACATTTTGGTATTACAGTGTTCGCAACTCAGCGCACATTTATTTCCCGTAACGCTGATGGAAACAAACTCTTTCAAGGAACCGGAAAATTCAGATGTAGAATGTGGTTTTAGTCCGGGACCGTAAAAAGTAATCTCATTTGGAAAATTTTCTTTTCTTATTTCAAAAGGGGTCTGGACAGGATTAACTGGATGAACAGGATTTTCACCATTTAGATTATTGGATTGGTGGATTGGTGGATTGATGGTAGTGTTATTCATTTCACTCTAATTTTTGTTTTCATAATTCTTGGTTTAGTTTTACTATAATCTTCGAAATAAATATGCTCTTTATCAAAACCTAACGGCCATCCAGGCAATTGTATTTCGCCATAGTATTTTTCCAAATCTTTGGAATAAACCTGACACCAATATTCATTTTTCAGTTGATTTTCATTTTGCACGATAATTTCATCTGACCATGGATTTTTCATTTGAAAATTGTTTTTATAAATGGTCAATATATAATTCTGATATTCAAAAATACGATGCATGGACGATTTACCATTCATCCATTCAAATAAATTTGACAAATCACCACGACAGAAATAATCTTCGGTAAATCCTTTTACGACAGGTGTAAAGTGAGTCCCCTTAACACCCGCCATTCCTTGAAAATCGAAATTTAAATTATATTTCCGGATGTAAGGTGAAATACCTACAAATTGAAAAATCTTGTCATCAACAAAAATGGAACGGCTGTAATCTAATACTGAATAGCCATTGAGATATTCTTTTGGTAAAAAAGTCCCCTTTGAAATTCTTTTCATCTTTGGGAATGTAAATGTATTTAACAATGATTTCTTTGTTACATCTGCACCCCAATATTCAAGACTATCCGAACCGGAAATAATAAATGTAGAATCGTTTACAAAATAAAAATTACTCCCTGTAATAACAAAATCATCATCAAAATCAGCCCAAACTCCCAGATATTTTCCGCGTTCATCGTATTCTGTAATATTATGACTTGTGATATTTGGAATTAAGACATGGTCATTTTTTTGTATCAAAACATTTGTTATGCCATGTGTAGAAAATTCATTATGTATAGCGTGTAGCTTTTTGCCGAACTTATCAAAAACATGGACGGTTTCATTCGTATGATCAGCAATATAAATACGGTTATTTTTCCCAAAATGAAATGTTCTGAATTGTTGCTTTATCCATTTTGGTTCTTCAATTTTTGTGAATCCTATCTTCTCTAATAATATTTTATTATCATCAGAAATTTGTAAATATGATGCACAAGAAAAATTCAGAATTATCGCTATAAAAAGAAATGAGTATTTGAATCGTAT
Coding sequences:
- a CDS encoding endonuclease domain-containing protein, which codes for MAKIYYNPKLKQLSRNLRNNSTLSEVLLWNQLKQKQMMGFQFNRQRPIGEFIVDFYCPKLKLVIEIDGESHNDRENEDQRRTDFLESLGLTVIRFDDNQVKQGLEYVLQDIENWIRKKLLQK
- a CDS encoding radical SAM protein; amino-acid sequence: MNEQLKLSSQEQAELLNISPDYVRISMAAAIELGLKPGRIHGCGCGCINLLQNYPEGCFANCSYCGLARERPGLAEENSFIRVDWPLFSTDLIAEKIAEKEAESTVGRVCISQVQDHRANNDLIEITRKVHSAAPDVPLSGLVNATTMNVPFLKQLKEEGIDIIGYGLDAVTEELFIKTRGKEASGPHDWEYHWEMVRAARKIYGPMNVNCHLIVGLGETDRDLVDMFYRLKSEEIAGYLFSFNPEPGTTLQDQTRQPIKRHRRVQLAKHLIEEKNVDQDVFQFDANGFIKSIESEEELIQNTINEGLPFMTNGCPDREGVMACNRPYGSYRPGEEYRDYPFKPTGDELTVIREQMQLNGSIS
- a CDS encoding radical SAM protein — its product is MNNTTINPPIHQSNNLNGENPVHPVNPVQTPFEIRKENFPNEITFYGPGLKPHSTSEFSGSLKEFVSISVTGNKCALSCEHCNTKMLDNMLDLPSFGGSLFDMAKDLKNKGAKGILVSGGSNIKNQVPLLQHIDDMKRIRSELGMVIRVHPGLPNEETCKALADVGVDGVMLDIIGDQETISDVYHLDASPSDYEAVLARLQHHKIPAIPHIVLGHYFGKMNGEWAALDIIKKVPPKILVLVILLPLTGTGMEGVVPPSMDEIGEFFETARLSLPTTPILLGCARPLGNMKIDIDKSAINAGLNGIAFPSEGIVGYAKEKGLEPSFINACCGVTW